The following is a genomic window from Sebastes fasciatus isolate fSebFas1 chromosome 15, fSebFas1.pri, whole genome shotgun sequence.
TGGACACAAATTTTCTGTTGTTTGATCCAAAGAACTCTATCACTATAGCAAAAAAAGATGATATGTTTTAGCAGATAGACTAACCTCCTTCACATGTATTTGTCAAAACACAGATGAATGACAGACGCTGGTTATAAAATATTAGTATCAGGCATTAACTTACATTAATAGATAGAATAACATATGTGACCCTGCAGTtgtcctaatatatatatatatatatatatattagggctgtcaaagttaacgcgatattaacgcattaacgcaaattcattttaacgctactaatttctctaacgcattaaagcaacatgcaatttttaggttgtagccggTTCAATTTAAAGctagatactggcatcacatgaaactaaaaaacctaaggaatccattgatgcATCCATGTTGTaccagcttgtcgggaaggaggctaaataacgctccacacttatgctaaattttggcgaggaaaaattgtcattttcaaaggggtcccttgacctctgacctcaagatatgtgaatgtaaatgggttctatgggtacccacgagtctcccctttacagacatacccactttatgataatcacatgcagtttggggcaagtcatagtcaagtcagcacactgacatactgacagctgttgttgcctgttgggctgcagtttgccatgttatgatgtgagcatattttttatgctaaatgcagtacctgtgagggtttctggacaatatttgtcattgttttgtgttgttaattgatttccgataataaatatatacatacatttgcataaagcagcatatttacccactcccatgttgataagagtattaaatacttgacaaatctccctttaaggtacattttgaacagataaaaaatgtgtgattattttgcgattaatcgtgattaactattgaccaacatgcgattaatcaattaaaatatttaattgtgactAATCGCATGATAGTCCATAGTGAATTGcagctagctttaaaactgagcccgctacaacctaaaaatcgccagttgcgttaatgcattaaagaaattagtggggttaaaacgaatttgaactatcatcacattaactttgacagccctaatacatttgcatttaaAGCATTTTTAGTTTTCCAGTTTCTCAACATACCAAGTACATAGATGGCCACCCATGCTCCCTTTCCGCAAAACCCTTGCAGAAATCGAAAGGCGAGCAGCAGCGGGTACCACGGCGACAGCATTACCCCGATACCTGAGATACCAAGGCCAACCATCGATACAATGAAGCATGGCTTTCTACCAAACCTGTGAAAACACcaagtagtattattattatttgaaaaaattaaaaactcaAATGCTGGCATGTGGAAATTGTGAGGGGGAACAGTTGCAACTGAACAGTGCATAACAAACCTGTCGGCGATGTAGCCAGTGACAAAAGCTCCAATAAAATACCCACATGCCAGGAAAACTTGATTCAGATCAGCGAGCCAGGATTTCTCACAGACCAACGAGAACTAAGAGGAAAGAAATGTTGCAGAAATTTCATCAAAAACGAAATCTAATCTTAATTCataaaaatagtaaaagtaTTGACAATATAAGATGATGGTGCAGCCTCTTATTTCATATTTCTAACACTGTTTATGTTAGTAAGTATAAAGGATATATATCTACCTCAGAAACAATAGTGCTGTGGCTTTTATCAAACTCCCATCTGCCATCACAAGGCGCCAACTCGGTTGCATTAAGAGTCAGCGGCCAGTCAAGTTCGCTgcatttgttttgcattttgctcCAGTCCACTGCAAACCTCATGCAGCGGCTGTAGGATCCTGACTGTTCAGAGTGGGGAGCCGTGACTTCCCGCACCTCGACTTCTGTCCAGCCACATTCCTCCCGGAGGAGCTCAGATCCAGGACTCCGACACCAGTGATCCGGAGTGTGCCCTAAGAAAACAACCCCGACAAGCACAAAAGCAAAAAGTACCAACGGAAATGAACCAAGTGTAACAATCTTCTTCTGGAAAGGCCCAAAGTCTCCTATGTGCTCGATGAGGTTGTCTACATTTGCCATCTCTGCTGATTATCTGATTATCTGAAATAAGATGCTGGGTCTGTTAAAGCAGCTGCACTGAGGATGTCCAAGAAGTGACGCATCTTTAAAGAGACGAGCGGGGCACGAGTGATGATCAAAGTCCTTCTTTCTGTCTCACTTCTTGAGTTTACTGATCATCTTTTCAAGGAACTGAGAAAGTTTATTATGACAACCTGTGCCTGGGACTTATTGACCCTGTTAACACAACTCCAGGGGCCCCTTTACTGCCTTTATCTCCCCTTGACCCCGATTCCTATCAGGGACAGAAATTCACTTTCTCTTCAGAGGGCAGTTTTGCCCCTTACTTGGATCTTTTCCTATATTTTTTtcctatatatattttaaactaATGCACCTTACAAAAACTCATTTAGTATTagctttttctttccttcttatGAATGGTAATGTTGATGGTTTGGTCAGTCGGTCAGTCcgccactttggtccagactgaaatatctctataactattggatggattgccatgaaagttTGTACAGACATCCATGatacccagaggatgaatcctagtGACTTTGTGAACCCCTGACTTTATCCCTAGCGCCATCGGAAGGTtgtcacttttgtttttttagtgaaataGCTTGACAACTATTTGATGAATTGtcatgacatttggtacagacattcatgttctcctcaggatcaattgtaataactttgatgaTCCTGACTTTTCCTGTCGCTCCTTCATCAGTTCATTTGAATTGGTCCAGCACTTTGGTTTATgtccaaatacctgcaaaactagtgacattttcatcatcctcagttgtactttgtgttaaGTGCTAATTAGCAGTTTGCACTGTGCCagactgcatttaaaaaaataactttttaaattcTACATTGCTTGTCAGCAACCGGTTATAAAGTAACTTAGGAGGCAATTGTCGTTGTTTGCTCTGATAAATTTGGCATGCAGTTAACACACCAGtcataatttagttttaatgaAAACTCAACTCCTGGCATTTTATTCCTGGTGTTCTTCACCACTGTTTATAAGGAAGGACATAACCGGATGTAACAGGCCAACCATTAAAAGTGACGTATTTTCCTGTTAAATAAGTGCTGCTGATTGGAAAAGTAACTGATAAGTATATaggaaaatttaaaaaaagtgttaaatTCGAGAACAGAGTGGTGTAATTGTGTCTGGCCCATCCGTCAACCAAGGTGAAACACAGACATGTACACTCCCAGCAGTCACAATGTAACATAACGTAAACATTAACCAAAAATGCAACTTTTCCCATGATATAACTGGTTATACAACCTTTCTGTTATGTGGCTTGTTTGGTGTATGTGTCAGTGCATGTGCACCCATACACAGAATATAGATTAGATATATTTGATGGTTTCTTTAGTCTTCTACAATTGtaagctgaatatctttgggttttagactgttggtcggacaaaataaCATTTACTTTGGACTTACTTATAGACAGAacagattgattgattaatcaagataaCAGTTTGCAGATAatttgatgatgaaaataactGTTAATTGCAGACCTATATTAGTGCAGTCTTTGTGTCCACTGCAATATTCATTTTGTCACATTAATGTGTGCTGTCGGGATTAAGATGAAAAGATCacggtggacaaaataataggaACACCTGCAAAGATAATTCAGTACAACAGCAGCACAAACTACAGTCTCGATACCTTTATGAGCTATACAAAGATTTTTTGCTGGGTTTTTCCATTAGATCACATTAAATTGTTGGGCgttcctgttattttgtcctCCCCTTTTATATGTGGCAGTGAAAGGTAGAACATAAGAGGACGCTTGATGCTTATATTTTATACCACACAGGTctatgttcatgtttttaatttgatttttattaCAAAGTGAGCTTGGTTAACATAGTTACATTTCATAGGATGTattcatcatatcatatatttgTTATCAACAAGTTAAAACCTTTTAATATGCCACAATATTTATCCGTTTACAGCTTAGCCTATAGCAATCACTCTTATTCTAATCTGGTACAAGAAGTTCATCAGCTGAAAACCTGTGTGGTGCATGAAGGAGTTCACTGTGCAGATAAAATGTCCTCCGCTGAGGGTCTGTCTATGGGACTCTGACAGCAGTGAGAGAACAGCACCCTCCCATGTTCGTCCAAAAGAAAGTCTCCTCCCAGCTGAAAAATACAGAggaaacaaaatcaacaaaGAGCTATATATAAACTAAGGGACTGTcattcgattaaaatattgaatcgcaattaatcccatgattgtctatagttaatcacgattaattgcaaatcttttatcagttcaaaatgtaccttaaagggagatttgtcaagtattaaatactcttatcaacatgggagtgggcaaatatgctgctttatgcaaacgtatgtatatatttattattggaaatcaattaataacacaaaacaatgacaactattgtccagaaaccctcatagatactgcatttaacatagaaaatatgctcaaatggCAAACTACAGCCCAACAGGCCacgacagctgtcagtgtgtcagtgtgctgacttgactatgacttgccccaaactgcatgtgatgatcataaagtgggcatgtctgtaaaggggacactcgtgggtacccatagaatccatttacattcacatatcttgaggtcagaggttaagggacccctttgaaaatggccatggcagtttttcctcgccaaaatttagttcaagtttggagcgttatttagcctccttcgcaacaagctagtatgacatagttgccaccaatggattccttaggcttttttagtttcatatgatgccagtatcatcactctaaACTGAATCCGTTACGACCTAAATATCGCAAATTGCGTtaaggaaattagtggcgttattagcgcgttaactttgacagctctaaaataaactttaataaaCTTTCTGTGGAGATGTTAAAACTAAAATGGTcatgggagaaaatatgtttaacACTGAACAAAGAAAAGCGTTTCCTTTTATGCTTCACGTCCACATATTTACAcacatgtaaacatgctctgcccatttttattgtattttcattGGTTAAATGAGAAGTTTCACTGGAGAATAAAGGACTTTAGATGCCTTGCACGAGGAAACATCAAgttctgctgctgccgcctcAAATGTCTTTGTTTGTACTTGAAGCTGCGAGCGTTATTTTACCTGAAACATGTCGTCTTGAATCGATGGAAGCCCTCTTGGAAACTCCATGTTGTCCACCACGTATTCAGCATAGAGCAGCATGTTACTGAAGTTCAGTACTTTCTTCAGAGACGCTCCCAGGCCGAACGCAGCGTACATCTGCAGCACCCAACAGAGTTAACCGCTAGCTTATCATCATGAAATGTGTATTCTGTATTATCGTGGCGTggcgttgacctctgacctttctctCAGGGTCCAACAGCATGTCGAACTGACAGCTAGTCTGCTGCAGCCAGTGTGAAGCTCCCTCCTGACAGCCAAATGAAACCACCACCACTTCAATTGAGTGTGCATCAAAGGACCTCTGAAAAAGAATGTCGTATACAGAGACAAAGTTAAATGTTATATATGACAGATTGTAGATACATACACCTTAAATGGTCATACCTGGGAGAGAACATACAAGATTTTAAAGGAGAATTACATCCAGAGGCAGCTGGATGTAATTCAGTTGAAAGCTTATTTTATAGATTGAGGTGGCGTCTGACTGTAGTTAACCTGCGGATTAATTAACAAGCTTTTTGGCAGGAACAGGACTGGACGCTTTCCAGTTTTTGCTCTCTGATTATAAGAAATACATAACAGAACATGCTTCACTGACAGAGACATTACATTTCCTTAAAAATCTATCTCATGATACTGAATTTTGCAGTTGGCTTTTGTTTGAAcaggtgaaaaacaaaagtacTGTAGTAAACGTGAACTTTCCAGAACCTCGTGTTTACCTGATTCTTCTCCAGATCTTTAAGGTGGAGACGGCAGAGTAGACAGGAGAACTGACGGATTAACACCAGCAGGATCTTTTTACCTTTCCCAAGATATTTCtctaatattagtgttctgcaaaacacacagaaaacacttaAACGCACCGCAAGCCACACCAACACAAAGGGGTTTGGCAGATGATGTCATTTATAACAGTGTTTAGTTTAATTACAATCAATGAATCAAACTTACTCTCCTGTTCTGGCATCGATGAGAGATGTATCTggtgaaatacattttgactgaTAGTCCCTGTCCAGTATTTCAGCACTCAGTTGTAACTCATCATCCAGACTCTGCAGAAAGGCATCCCACTGCAGCTGTGTTACATCCGCCACAGTCGGTAAAAAACGATTCCCGAAAAAATCAGTTCCCTGATGAGAATATTTTTGAAAGTATTTGTTATGTCTGTTACTCACTTCTAGTTGCTGAAAGTCCTGCACGGCGTCCTGTAAAGCAGCACAGCTGGAGGAGTCACACAACAAACGTTTTTACTGTTGTTTCAGTTTATAGGGACTGTAAGTTATATTATGAATGAATGGACAGGGATTTTTATTGTTGCACAATCAGCAGATTTTTACTACGTCAGGGTGTCGGTTACAGCAGGTTTGATGGCCTCTCTATGAGTCTAAATCTGCTCTATATAGagtaaaatataacaaaatatatttaaaagacatcaaaataaaagtttaagCTGTGTATTTTGATGACTAAGTGATTTCCTCACTTGTGCCAAGAAATTTTGTTTGGAAATTTAGTGAACAGATGCTCAGAGATGAAGGGACTTTCTTCATTaagaagaaaatatatatttttgttccTACTCAGGCTGCAatcaataattattttcattattgattattctgctgattgtttttttcaattaattgatgAATCATTTGCTCTACGTAATGCCAGAAAGTGCcagaaaacaaaattatttatttattatcacatAAAACAACAGCAAATGATCCCAATTAAGAAGTTGGAACTAGGGGACATTTGGTATTTCTGCTTGAAAcgtgatttggaaaaaaattgaccatcaaaatagttgcagaatCATTTTCTGTAATCGATTAACTGCTCTTACTGAGTGTTTTTTCTCCAGAGGTCCTCTGCATCATTTTTCCTTTTAACAGACAAActgtgaaattagaaaaaaatagaagTAAACAACTCATCTCTGAATCTGTGCTGCTCTAGTGAAGCtctatttactttttattttaatagaAATGGTATTTTATAGGCTGTTCATAAACAGAGTGTACGGCTCATAACCTTCTGTACAAAGCTGCAGCAGCTTCAATCAGACCGAGCAGTGACTGTTTTTGCTCTATGCGGATTTTCTGCCTGATGAATTCCTGGAAAGAGCCTGTGTGAGATAAAGTAAATGAAGTTAATGTTTGTTTGGGTTCATTCTTTACATCTAATGATTGGCAGGCCTCCTGCTTTCCCCCCCACACTCATGGTGCGACCGTAAATCGCCTGCCAACTGCAGAACACGCTGTCTGCACGTCTATTTTTATGTGCACTTGTCCGTCCACACAAAATGCTGCCTACCTTCCCTGCTCTCCTTCTCGGCGATGTCCAGCAGAGCTTTTCCTTTTTCAACAAAAGCCGTGAGAGCTTTCACTGCGGTCGCGTCTgctctttcagacattttctttgtttgttttgtaataGTTTCATAAGATATGCAGCTTCTTATCAGAGTGAAACAATCTCTGCTTTCTCTCGAAGTCCACTCTGGCTAAATGAGACAACAAACGATTTTCTGTTTGAGCTCATTTTAAAGGGccactccactgattttacacgTGAAGATCAGTTTAATAGTACTAGTACTGCTTGTGAGAATGGTtatataatgtcttctgtggctctggaagGAGCTTTGTCAGGTCTAAGAAAGTTACTCAGGTGACAacacatttattcaagtttgaAAACCAGGAATAGTCTAACAAAAAGAAGCTATTGGAtgtattatgggaaatgtaggaataTAGGATCCAGTCTGTTTGCTTCAATTTTGACCTCTTTGTTTTAATCTTCTGCCTGTGAGTCCCCCATCTTTTTGCAAATGCAATATTAAATTGCTAAAGTGCCCCTAAATGTCTTCTAGCTTGTTTTAGCTTCACAAATTGTGAAAATGGCAGAGGTGTTTTCACTTATGTTGCGGGTAAAATAACTCCAACCTCAACCAGAATTGTGAATAAAGGTGCAAAGTTTCCCCATATTCTCTattcactattttctttaaagaTATTCTCAATGTTATTTAACATAGAAACATGGGATTCTTGTGAATCATGTCCATCAGCTTGTCATGGTCGGGGTGgctataaatactacaataagagtggctgtggctcagaggcaGAACGGGtcgcccaccaatcggaaggtcggcgtttcaacatgtcaaagtgtccttgagcgagataCTTAACCCCACATTGCTCCCGAATGCTGTgccatctgtgtgtgaatgagtatttagatcagatcctgatgggcaggttggcaccttgcatggcggcctctgccatcagtgtatgaatgtgtgtgtggatgggtgAATGATgaaatgtagtgtaaagcactttgaatgcaagtccatttagcATTTacaatacccatgagcctcGGCCGCTGTTTATGTGGAGAAGAAGTCAAGTCAGATGCACAAATTTCAAAATTCTTCGTTGCTGTATCCGaaactacatactactgacaaatgcagtatgcagtatgtactgcatactgcgtttgtcagtagtatgtagtatggaaCGTAAATCGATTTATTTTGTAGTATGCTAGGCAGGGTTTCGCAGGTTTTCGATTTTGGAAAGCGGAAGTACAGTAAACAGCACGGACAATAGCAGACCTCCGCTACTTTACATTACACAAATGACCGAAAGTGACCTTTCGAgggctttgcattgtgggatacagtgggcgaggtagactggtccgatgcatactggagattttttccgaatcagtatgacatccgggtatttttggatACCTGCATACTACATGCATACTACAttctacatgctacattttggccaaatcagtacgtactactagtatagtatgcggtttcggaTACAGCCACAGCGTAGTATCTGAATTATTCTAAAATTGAACAGATTTTGGGCTTAAGTGGTTGTTTATTGTCATCTTGCTGGACTGTGGCTAACACAGCAGCAAACGCTAGGAAGTTTGTGCGTGAACACACCACCCTCTTCCTGTGCTGTATGGCTCATTCTGAGCGGCGAGTGGCGAGATCACCGGACATAAACGCTGGCTGCTGGCCAAACAGCCAACTACTCATTTAAGTCAATCCGGCTActttattatattcattttttattctaataaaatagttttgattgacagcttgctACTCCATATCCTATTTATTCAAGCATATAGCACAGTCCTTCGTCACATGGTTATATGATATTGCACTGTCACACCATACATGTGTTTGCATCCCTGGTTGTAGATCATTTATTACATCATATCTTTATGAACACAGTCTTGtactttttagatttttttattaaagaatcAGGTATGTTCTAACACAGTTGTTAATCTTTCGTATTGATGATCAATCACGACaatctgcaatctgcaactttcTTTACGTTTTGATCTGTGAGTTAGAAAAGCCATGAAACTTCTTAGTTGTAGTTGGCCTGTTGCAGCTACTAAAATGAACCTTGTCTTAAATCTTTGACACATCAGGATCAGACACTGAACACAGAgccagcatttttctttttattgctGTGAATCTCACATGAGCCAGATTTCTTTTCCACATTAGTTGCAGCATTAATCAACCGACTCCATTTCCAAATCTCTCTGTTCTTGGCATCCGTCGTCCTCGACTTCCTGGAGGTGATCGCCATCGCTCTCCTCTATGTGGTTCTCCTCTGGCTCCTCTTCAGAGTGTCCTTGTGATTGGCTAACGTCTGTTTCTGTGGGTATAACATGAGAGATTGTGAAAGAGCTGACAATCTCCTTCAGGCGGCTCTGCTCAGACTTCAGTTTAGCCAGTTCCTTGGACAGTGGGGTTTCGGGTGCTGGTGTCCCGACGGGGGCAGTGGAGGCGggagctgcagcattctggacaGGGTCGTCCTCTTTAGGGACTTGAGGGGTCTCCAGCTCCTCAGGGCTCTCCTTCTGTGTTGGTTCAGTAGTGCTGATGTCTGGTTGACTTCCAGCTCCCTGCACCTTCTCAGAAAgactcttcctctcctcttgcaAAGCCCTGCACAGATTCTCAAGCTTCTGGTTCTTGATGTTGATGAGCTCAAACTCCTTTTCCTTGATTGCTTTCTGTAAAATACATGCAAAATTGTTGTAAATAGAGTTGTTacaataccagtatcggaaaatGTGTCAGATACTGCACCTATCTGATACCATAATTTAtgaacccagaaaaaaatcaacttgtttaaccggaaattTCTTCTtcaccgctccaaaacagtagccttcactgtgctgtcacgctggatgtatcatggctgccactggcaactactgtttcagagcagcgaagaagaactgattgcaggtagtttgtaaTGTGACGATAGCGAACTCATGGTTAATCGCAACTTAATCACACAAtttgtatttgttcaaaataaaccttaaagggaaatttgtcaagtatttaatactcttatcaatatgggggTGGGTAAAaatgcttcctttatgcaaatgtatgtatatatttattattggaaatcaattaacaacacaaaacaatgacaactattgtccagaaaccctcacaggtctttagcataaagaaatatgctcaaatcataacatggcaaactgcagcccaacaggcaacaacagctgtcagtgtgtcagtgtactgacttgactatgacttgcccccaaactggatgtgattatcataaagtgggcatgtctgtaaaggggagactcatgggtacccatagaacccatttacattcacacatcttgaggtcagaggtcaagagtttttcctcgccaaaatttagcataggtttggagcgttatttagcatccaAGCTAATATgagatggttggtaccaatggattccttaggtttttctagtttcatatgatgccagcatcttcactctagctgtaaaactgagcccgctacaatccgatagcattaatgtgttaaagaaattagtggtgctaaaacaaatttgcgttaacgtgttattatcgcgttaactttgacagccctagtctcaTCTAATGAATGCCCTGTCTCTTGTTTTGCCACAGGGAGCAGGGCGAGGAAACCTTGGGATTTATATAAAATCTATTGTCAAAGGAGGACCGGCTGAAATGGTGAGATCCAATGCAttttttattcagctttaaCGTGAGATGTGCAGAATAACttgaattaaattatacaaGGAAAGATTGAGATAATGGAAAAAATCCATTCTTTGTGCAGAATGGCAGGTTAACAGCTGGGGATCAGCTGCTGAGTGTAGACGGTCAAAGTCTGGCAGCCAAGAGAGGTAGCTACataacggcctgttatacaacTGGCTAGTAAAAGTTTATGTATTTAAACACGTGAGCAGCGTGACTCTAGGAATGGCATCATCTGTCTGTTGGTCAgtcattattatcacgttaacactgacagccctaagaactatgttttttttatcacgctggtatcggatcggtactcggtacaCAGTAGGAATCGGTATTGAAACATCTGGAGTTGTAAAAGTGGGGAAATCTTTTGTCTTTTCTAGTAAAAACTAAATCCTTGTATTGAGCTATAAATGAGTGAAGAAGAAGGTTTCTTACATCTGACACCATGTCAAGGAGACTCTTGTTGCAGCTATCAAAGCGAGTCTTCCATGACTGGCACTCTTTATCCAGCTTTTTCATTCTCTTGGTCATCTAcaccacaaaaaaacatcacGTTACACAGTACACAATCAAAGCCACTTCCAAAAATAGCTGCCACAATAGAGTGTAGGATTATACAGTTTGTCAGATGTAGTGTTAGCGTAAATCTCATGGGAGCTTTTCTCTCTTATTCctgtttttatcatgtttttattcCCAGATAAACGAAATAATATAACCAATATCATGAAGCCGACTTCAAATGTTCTGCTCTCACTTTGTCCATGTCCTGTTTGAAGCCGGTGTAGACACTGTTACTCTTTGATACCGTGCCCTGGAATTCATCAAACTTCTTGGAGTACATATCGAGCTGAGGAGAAATGGTGAGAAAAACATTACGCGTGCATCTAGAGAGGTAGAAAAACAAGTCAATTTTCGCTCACGACGCCCCGTTACTGTACCTGGATCTTCGTATCGCTCTCTTGCTCCTTCATGACCTTCAATTTCATTTTATACGCTGCCGCCTGTTTTAGCAGCTGTGGAATATTAAAATGGTCGATGAAAATGAGCATTAGGGTTATTAGAATTGCAAATATGTTATTAAAAATCCTTGGAGCACTCGACAAATCTGATAAACAAAACGTACAAGCTCTTTTTCCAGCTTGTTCTTCTCCTCTGTCTCGTGCAGGATCATGTTGGCCTGCGTGAGTTTGGTTTCCAGCAGCTTTTCTTTCAGGTCTCTGTGTTTGAAAACCTTTTCCAGGTTCTGGAAGACAGTCGGGTGGATTTATGAGAGAAAGCTGTTTCATTTCTTGCTCCTTTTGGCTACATAAAACCAAAAAAATACGGTAACTAATAAATGTAAGACCTGTGAAATGTGCAAATAATTCATGTGTTTCGAAACAGACACGGAGGCCCAGATGTGTGAGGTTTTAGATAAGGGCTGTTTGCATATAGATCAAACTTAGTGTTTCTCTGTTTTGAAGCCATGTGTGCTCAGTGTGTGTCAGGATCCATACCGCCTCTCGCTGGTCGTACTGTGAAATGAGCCCCTTCAGTTTCTCTGCCAGATCGCTGTTCTCCTGGCACAGCTTGGTGTTGCGGTTGCTATGTTCCTCGATTTGGGCCTGAATCTCGCTCAGCGTCCCCTGGAAATGGGTGGTGATCTCTTTCCTCTTCAGGTCGTCCTCTCTGCACCTCTGCAGGGTCTCTTCCTAAATTTCAGCGACGGATGTTTAAGCTCAAAACAATCTTGTATACGATATATTTGCAATTAGCACAGTGACATAGAGCTAGGGACAATCCTCTGATTGTATACAATTCCCAGGTGTCCATACAACAGTGAAATAGCTGTGGTTATACCCACTGTTTCTTTCCCACCAATAACTGAACTAAAAATCAAAAGTCTTGTAACTATGCAGGACACACATAATGTAAGTGTGAAGTTATTAGAGCCGCAACAAATTATCATTTCCTTTATCGATTGATCTGCCGATTGTTGTCTcgattgtttggtctataaaatgtcagaaattagTGAAAATGCCTTTGCACTTGCTTATTTtgtcaaatatgcttgctttatgc
Proteins encoded in this region:
- the LOC141783420 gene encoding uncharacterized protein LOC141783420 gives rise to the protein MSERADATAVKALTAFVEKGKALLDIAEKESREGSFQEFIRQKIRIEQKQSLLGLIEAAAALYRSLSVKRKNDAEDLWRKNTHCAALQDAVQDFQQLELQWDAFLQSLDDELQLSAEILDRDYQSKCISPDTSLIDARTGETLILEKYLGKGKKILLVLIRQFSCLLCRLHLKDLEKNQRSFDAHSIEVVVVSFGCQEGASHWLQQTSCQFDMLLDPERKMYAAFGLGASLKKVLNFSNMLLYAEYVVDNMEFPRGLPSIQDDMFQLGGDFLLDEHGRVLFSHCCQSPIDRPSAEDILSAQ
- the txlnbb gene encoding taxilin beta b; this encodes MEACPAPTGPEASLAEGRHIDLTEDLAQQLEDIISTYQADENPAEPEDAEEVTAVKEADTRKDQKLEKKMLKNLGKEAMLLMQSLNKLHTPEQKLEAIIKKHAELLEEHRSDQKQLKVLQKKLLQVMKEKDQLQSEHSRAVLARSKLEGLCRELQRHNKTLKEETLQRCREDDLKRKEITTHFQGTLSEIQAQIEEHSNRNTKLCQENSDLAEKLKGLISQYDQREANLEKVFKHRDLKEKLLETKLTQANMILHETEEKNKLEKELLLKQAAAYKMKLKVMKEQESDTKIQLDMYSKKFDEFQGTVSKSNSVYTGFKQDMDKMTKRMKKLDKECQSWKTRFDSCNKSLLDMVSDKAIKEKEFELINIKNQKLENLCRALQEERKSLSEKVQGAGSQPDISTTEPTQKESPEELETPQVPKEDDPVQNAAAPASTAPVGTPAPETPLSKELAKLKSEQSRLKEIVSSFTISHVIPTETDVSQSQGHSEEEPEENHIEESDGDHLQEVEDDGCQEQRDLEMESVD